The sequence below is a genomic window from Dermacentor albipictus isolate Rhodes 1998 colony chromosome 2, USDA_Dalb.pri_finalv2, whole genome shotgun sequence.
TTCAGCAGAGAAACACGAAATAATTATCGAATAGGGGCAATAATTAATGCATAGATGCGCAGCTTGTGTCGTGAATCACCCTGCATTGAGGTTGatctcatgttttctttttctctacaaTTTAGCTCGCAGCAAGCCCTAAAATGGTTCAATCTGAATGCTGCTGTAGTTAAGCAACAAAGGAGAAGGCACATTGTATGAAACGCAATAAAAATACATGCAATAAAGATGTTAAACTTTTATCTGCGCCCCTAATTTAGATTCCCAGTGTGCACTTGGTTGGACATTAATTTTTGTGTTGCAACTACATGCAAGTTATAAAAAAGATATTGCCTCATAAATGGCGTACCGAAGCCGCGAATCTAACAGTGTCAAATGATTTAAGTCTACTTCGGGGTTTTTTTCTCGAGACCCTGAAAGTTAACAGCGACGACTTCTTAAGAAAAGTTACGCGACGTCACCGGCATCGCACCTCTTCTGAATCCTACCAAGACGTAACGCTGTGATCGCTGTGAGAAGGATACCGGCGCCAATCCGACTAAAGGAGTATTTCAACAGTCGGTAGGGAACACgcatataaaaacaaaaaaaaattgcgacgCCTTCGAATGCGCAGTTACGCAATATATGTCGGAAAGCAATCACACTATACAGTATTTTTTCACGCCAGACCTTCCTACCAACTCCTGAAAATATGTTTGGATAGCTTATCGACGCTATGTCGAACGTgcagcaatgaaaaaaatatacatattgaacttcagaagagtataggcttgggctggttggtaatacatGGTTACAATGGAAGCATAGCGCGGAaaggacgatcgacaaagactagacaggacaagcgcttgtcctgtctagtctttgtcgatcgtccttTCCGCGCTATGCTTGAAGTGTAACTATGCATTGAGACTATTTTGTGAAGTTGAAGTACCAAAACTACACAGTTGGTTATGAGGGACACCGTATTCTGGAGGGTACGGGACCTATTCCGACGGCCCCCTAAACCTTAACTACACAAGAGCATTCTTCCATGCTGCCACCATTATTAGAACGTCGGCCGCCACTGACGGGAGTCGAATCCGCGACCTGATGCCCCACAGTATGAAGATACAGCCACTCAGTGCGCAGTACGGATAGTTATCGTGGAAGTCCTCGATAATACCATAGCTTAGGAGGCTGAGACACAGACTTCGGGTACAAAAAGGAATGCTTATACGTTCTCTTACGCTCTTTCCTAAGGTGGTTCACCCGGCAAAGGCGCCTTGCGCCTTGTGCTGATTGAGTGAAGTCAGTGCAGATGCTATGTTGTCTGCCAAATGCCAAGGCCCGTAATGAATTAGCAGCATTACAAGAGAAACAATGTCCGGGATAGCGAAACGCTTCAATTGAAGTTACTTTCTTATACGCCGTTTGGTCAAAAGGTTCGTGCGGTGTTTTCACCATTATCAACAGGATTGGCAGGTCGTGGTCGGTAGATGACAAATAAATAAGCTTGGGCGAGAGATATCGTAATATTAAACTGGCCCTTGTACTGTATACCTGGAAGCCTTTGAGGTCCTTTGGGAGTTCGCTCTTTACGGCTGACATTGTTCGTAACGCTCGCCTGCACGTAACAGAAAGTTTCACGGATGTGCGAAATGATTCGCTACCTTGAtatattaaagcaaagctttctttgtgaTTCCTCCCGAATTTTCCTGCACGTGGGTGCTGGGTACTGCTGCTATACTGCCTAAAACTCATACTTAAAGATGAAAGAATGTATCGATAACGTTCCCGATGGTGGGATCAAACCGTGGTCCCTCGGCACAGAGGCCCGGTGCTATAACTATTAGGCCCCAATCTCACGTGCGATTCAACAGTATCAACGCCGACTCGGTCTTTGAGGCGATCACCGCGTGTGTCCCACTGCGTACCACGGGTGCACAagcactcactcgctcgctcgccaGTTCCCTTAACGCCTATGACGCAGAGATGAAATTTGCAGATTTATAGTATTTGACTAACAGCTTCACGAaatcttcgcttcacatagattccaagacGTGCGTTGGATCCGcatatcttttctttcttcttctcaaACTTCACTCTTTTCTTTCCCGCGAGCGCAGCTACAGGTGGAGACCGTCGAGGCACCGCCGCGGGCCCCCAAGCCTCCTCCAGCACCGGCGCACCGGTGTCCGGTGTGCCGCCGGACATTCAGCCTGCGCTACAACCTGCGCCGGCACATGCGCACCCAGCACGGCCAGACGATCAACACGTGCCTCCACTGCGGCAAGGGCTTCAAGCGAGTGTCCGGCTTGCGCACGCACGAGAACACGCACTCGGACGCTCGCCCGTACCAGTGCGCGCTGTGCGGCCGCTGCTTCGGCCAGAAGCACCACCTCATGAGGCACCACTTGGTGCACGCGCCCAAGATAAACATCGTCTGCTCCGTCTGCCAGAAGGGCTTCCGCTACGCGTCGACCTTCTTCGAGCACATGGCCATCCATGATGCCGAAGAGGAGATGACGAAGAAGAACAAGCAGGAGCTCCGCACGTCGCCGGAGGAAGTCCGAGAAGAAGGCGGAAGACCCGAGGAGGAAGCCGTCGAACACGTCAAGAAAACCACGGGTCCACTTGAACAGGAACGCGCAGAAGACCAAGCCTTCGCCATGCACACGCTCCAGACGACGCATCAGGAGCACCAGACGACGCACCAGGAGCACCAGACGACGCCTCAGGAGCAGCAATGGCTCCAAGAGGATTACATTGCCATCGAGAACCTGGATTTGGAATGCATGTTTTGCGGAAGGCCAATGTTCGATCCTCATGAACTTTACCAGCACCTCCTGGAACATTGTAGAGAAACGTGTGGTGTCGATCGGGATGAATGCTGGGAAATTGGGGCCACAGACGAGATACTTGGTCTGTGACCCTGCGGACGTTTTGAATATAAAACGCCCTTGTTTGAGGCCAGAGAGTGCGTCCAGTTTTATTAACCGCGCTTTGCGACAACAATGATCTTGTCATACAAGACCCCCCCAAAAATACTTTTGGCGAGGCATGCAAGACCTTACTTGCAAAATACTTGTGTAGACACTGTAACGTATACAGTGTTTAGAGGCAAACGTGAAATGACCGGAAACTTGAGTTAGCGTCAAGCGCTGCGTGCGGACTTTGTGTATGTCAAGAATAATTGTATCAAGAGCTCTCAAATCATTTCTTATTTTTGAATTGTCCTAATAATTTTAGGTGAGCCGAAAAAGATTACAAATACCAATGTTCGTCAACGAAAGTTCGCTGAGGTGGGCTTTATGGAAATTTTACTTTgctcaaggaaggaaggaaggaaaaagtggagaaggaaaggtagggaggttaaccagtttagcttaaccggtttgctaccctacacatgggagagggatgggggagattaaagatggggaagggggagagggggagagagcacatagcacagcacacacacatcgtccgttggagtccatcaatctggcatggtacgcgacatcactctcacagccgcgtGCTCAAGATACCATAACAAGGATTATAGCTGCCTGCAGCACTAAGATTCACTTTAAAAGTAAAACTGCATGTTCGTGTCGGGTAAGAAGATACAGAAAAGCTtacaaacttgtttttttttgtttttcgtttatATTCCGACTTGTCTAAATAGCAATTCAGATTTATATAATAAATCTAGCGCTAAGTAGCTCGACTACTAGCTTCCGCGTACCATATGTCTTATTAGCTCGCGCACACCGTATGTCTGTGCGGTCAAACCTAagtccctgaaaaaaaaaaaaaacttgcggcCCTGGCAATTACTCCAGTATTTCCCGCTGTCGAGGAGCTGTACATCTATGGAGGAGCCGTTCCTCAATTTCACCATGTCGCCGACAACCCGAACTGCCACTACAGTTCAATTTGGCCGCTTGCAGAGGCACAAAGTGAGAAGAGTTGCTGTTTCCTATCAAGTAACGGATTAGTGCAAAGTGGTGTTCAAGTGAACACCAATCTTGAGCATGGCTTATGTTAACTTTCGCTCGGTTGTATGACTGCGGCTGCTTGGTCGTGTTAAGGGGCACTAAATTGAAGACTCGTGACTGTCTCTCGCAGGTGTAACCGAGTTCATCATCGCCGGCTTTCTCAACAATTTATTTCtcaaaaaaaagtgaaaaaaaaaccatCCTCCACCAGAGTAGTGCATGTGTAGCCCCGATTGCAATTACAGCGCAGACGATGATGATGGAGATGACCTCAAAACCGTGGCGCATACCCCTTAACACGGAGGGAGCACGAATTGGGTAACAACTGTCGCTGTTATTGGGTTGACAGCTGCGAGAAACAAATTCAGTGGCTTTATTTAGGGCGAagttttttgcagcgaagctacAAATGGTTAGGCCATTTCCATCGTCCGTGAACAACCCGCGAACTAACTCGTTAGCGACCCTCGGCGCAACCACGTGagcgtgctcgtgccactgctctcgcagtcatcatcgtcgtctctctccacagctggctccgttgccgctcattgctTAAGGTAGTGTGAGTCATTCATTGGAAAGAGGAAACTATCGTCATCacaatcatcattatcatcatcatcatcgtcatcatcatcataaactaTAATCATCAGCAAGTGCTCAAGCATTGTtgtcttcttccatagctggccCATTCGCGCCccgttacgatcggcctgcagcgGTACTGATCTTCGAACCTTTCCCAGTCCGCTGCAGCTGTTTCGATCGACTTTCGGAGGGTAGCGACCTTCGAACCCATCCCAGCTCGCTGCGACAAGTCGCTTTGGAAAGCCAACAATGCGCCGCCTTCGGAGAGCCGACGGCGCCAACAAGAAaagccacgtttggcggaccgaaTATTGTTTGTTAGTTCAATGTCGCCTTCACGGTTGACTTGGAGCAAGAGatctcctggaaaagggtgttttgcggtgcgttTTCACGGGCCCTAGAATTCGACACAGTCGATTGACAGTCGCGGTGGCTAACTGCAgagtcagctctggaatcaagAGGCGCCGGTTTGAGTCAAGCGGGACAACCCCTGTCTAAGAGGACCTTCTCcgctcggtgtgttcagtgaaacaaaattGCGGACGTGAGTGTgcgaaccctccccctcaaaggtggGCCGACTACGccttcgacgacttcggacggtccgactggacgaaggttggacagcagttttccctcacctagggatctagggaggacagaagGTTTTTAAGCAGCTGTTTTTCGGCTGATCGCGGTGTGCTTGGTGTTTGCTGATTCGTGCTCCGTCTTTCGTGCCCCATttggcagtcatgctagactgttgaaatgtatctcCTGTCTTAATgtaaatattttaaataaatctcgtactcctagttctcgatgagagcaaattcctccctacaaccacgtACCAAGCGTGGGTGAgctggatgacggcatgggccagctaccacttatTTCATGCCAGATCACAAATCCTAccgctggttgccagcggtgagattgtCCTCCGACTCTAACATTCCCTTGGAGACATCAATTCCCTTTACCTGTATTTGCAAATATATAATTTCACTCAGGAGAAGTGGCTTCACGATCTTCATCTGtcactaaacgtaaacaaaagtgcaGCTCTAGTCTTTCCGCTTTCCGGGCCGGTACAGTTATTATTATATGATTAGATAACCATTCTGCAGGTAAAGTCGCTTAGGTACTTGGGTATTGTATCGGTCATGTCGACGGACATAGTGACGGACCTAAGTTGCTGTTGAGGGAACGAATGCCAGCGATCGTTTATTGATTCGTATATAAAGCCAAGTTGGGCGAGAATACTAGTGTGAATGGAAAAGTACCATTGGCAAAGGAAGGTTATCACGAAAAGTAACGTCGCCACGCTTGTGCTCGGAAGCAAAGATAAATGCGCGCACAAGCAGATATGATACAGGTATCACAAATGACGGAAAACTTAAATGGGGTTCTCACATAGAAAATATTGAAACGAAAGGGTTGCGGCTACTGATTCTCCGTAGTAAACCTACGAGCCGTAGGTTTACTACGGAATATCACTAACCGGCATTCCGGCATGCGAAGTGACACACTGATTATAACCAGTTATGATAaataattatgggcttttacgtgccagaaccacaatctgattaagaggcacgccgtagtgggggactccggaaatctggaccacctgttgttctttaacgtgcacctaaacctaagtacacgggggttttcgcatttctccaCCATCggaatgccgccgccgtggcctgaattcgatcccacgacctcgtgcttagcagccactAAACAATTGCGGCGGATAGGACCTCCAGCGTTCAAAGTCATCAGGCGTTAGAGCAAAACATGATTGTAGGCTCGGTTCTTGGTTATTCCTATGGCAGCGGACGATCGCTGATGGGCATTAGTGCACAAATACCAGCCTTGCGTTATTGGGCAAGTTCCCGCACTGCTAGGCGTGGGTCATCCGTCGGTATTTACTCCAAAAGCGTTCCGTGGGGGCCACGGGTGACGAGCGgtcaagggggggaggggggaggcggtggtggaggcaggggggggggagggcgttgGGGCGGCGGCGCGGATAGTATTGCTCCCACGCATCGCCAACTCGCGTGCCATTTGATTTCCCTCGATGCCCGCGTGTCCTGCTACCCATCGTATTTGTATCCGGATACGTCGATCATGCGCTTCGGTACGCTTGTTCGTGGCTCATTGTCTGTTGATTCGACGAACCGAGCTGTTTATACATTGTCGGTGTTTACGTGCACGAAGCGCTGCTTGTGAATCGAAATATATGCAAATATAATTTCCAGGATTAAGATGTGCCTTCTTCGCATATTCTATGGCTCGGTAGATGGCCCACAGCTCCGCTTCAATGACGCAGTCCGTTTGACTAGGGTATAGTATGCACAAAAGTTGTCACCTTTGCGGTACATAAATGTTGCTCGAGAGACCAGTTTGAATTGGGTGAAACTAAACACAAATATACGCGTCGCTGTTAGATGCGTGGCATTTATTTAACCGCTTCATTAAAGCTTCACTTGACATAGACTCCAACACGTGAGTCGGATCGGCATCTTACTTTTCTTTCGCAGGAAAAAAGATTATGATGAAATTCATTCAGCGATTGCTAAATCAGGACACATTTGCATTCCACTCATCGTTGAACGGGAATGGCTCAAGACAAAGCTGCTGCTTCGCCGCCGTGGTTCGCAGCTAACCCCTTTGTTCATCTGTGAATGCGTCGCGTGAAAACCCCGCAGCCGTCAACTCGAGCACAGCGGCAAGACAGACGTCCGCGGCCCTGCGGCGTTTCCTATCGCTACCTCAGTTCAAATATAGCCTGCGAAGGAAATGCGAGCTTCGCCACCAAAAACAACGCGCAAAAGGCCGAGTGAACTTCCAGGCGTCGCGTTCCCGCTTTCAATGCACCCCGAACGGCGAAACGCCCGGAAATTCCATTCAACATGCACAGTCACAACTGCAAGCTTCTACGGTAAACTTTTAAGCCTCACCGTCGACACTCGTTCCCAGGCCTAGGAATGACGCATCACCATTAGAAACGCTACCAAGGCACTCCTGGAAAGCCGTCCCTGGCGGCCTTGATGATGAGCACGTTGTTGGAGATGGCGGCGTAAAGTATCGGTTTAAGACTTCTGCAAATACATACCTTCGTTTGTTTATCCCAACCAGCGACAATGTTTACGTTGCCTCTGGCATAACCAGTAAATGAGAGACTTTGATGGCCAGACGCAGTTTTTTTATTTTGTCCTGAAAACTTAGGTAGCATTCTCAGCATTCTCGGTATTAGATGCGGTAATATCTGTCTCAGTCAGCGTCGAGTGGCTATGCCGCGTAACAGCAACCCCTGTTGCTCCGTTTAGGCATCGCGTTGATGGGCATTGCGCCACACAATAGCGAGTATATATCCAAAAGTGATCAACCAGAATGCAGGGGACCATGAAGTCCTATGTGACGACACGAGACGAGGAGATCATGCGCACTGCAAGCCTCGTGGATCTGACGTCCAACGCGTCGTACCGTCTaacattcttttattttttttttacttctccgTCATTTTCACTGTAACAGCCCAGAGACAGGCcggcaggaagaaaaaaaaaaagacgaaaccaACGGCAAACGGCGCTGTGCGTCGTTTGTTTCAGCGTGCCTGTGTTTATTAGTATTACACATTTTTTTGCCAGGCCACAATAAGCGCGAACAGCGCTGCGTCGTATTGCAGTCAATAAGATTCAGCGGAAGCAACACTACGATCTAGAAAGGCCATGCGCGTACACGACTGGTGAGAATAAGCGAAACCTTTTGTTCATACGGTCTCGTCTTCTGCGAGAAAGCTTATAGACGTGGCTCAGCGCTATTGCGGGTAAACACTCACGTCTTGCGTGTtttgccaataaaaaaaaagcagaaagcaTTGAAGTGATTCTCTCTGCTGAGAAAGACGAGCCGAGACTCGCAGTGGCGCCGCAATAACAACCGGCAGCGACTCCGTTCGCTATAATAAATGCTTCGCTCTTTCCAGTGCGACTGAGTTCGTGTATTCACGAGGGTTTTCACAGCTACATCCATTATAGGCTCATTCCCCTAGCCGATTTTGATTTCTGCCGGGGCCACCGGTTTCCGTCGTTGCAATCACCGTGAGTTTTGTGAGCATGTCATAAATACAGAGAGAAAAATCAAAACTCACAGGATGGTTACGGGTGTGTGACGCGAACATGTAGTGCAACGTGGTCTAGGCGTCTTCACTAAGAATCTCGAGCTCGCCGTATCGCTTGGGGCTCTGTAGGTCCCGCTTCTTCCGTGGCATTTCAGCGTGAAGGACGTTTTATATAGCGTTCTAGTTTAACCTACTACGCTCATCTCCGATGCTCGAACGCTCACCAGCGTTCTAAGCATATATACAATGATATCGCCGAAGGTGccgtgacgacgatggtatggcGACGATGTTTCGGAGCATAAAACCATCGAATACGACTACGAttcgctgtgtgtgtcagatgtgccttctgttgtccctttcaagcttgcgctataacaaaataagaataCGGCGACTCGAGCATACAAAGACAGCCACGAGTGACTG
It includes:
- the LOC135899895 gene encoding zinc finger protein 501-like translates to MMTSPTVFVVKQEPRSDAEGGIEVAAPLSNRAEACGGKNYANADDSGGSGGNCGKCGTSSTSRTPSDKDRVKCSTCNKVLANRTTLLKHLRIHTGEKPYPCPKCKRCFRQKEHRDKHVNVHTQGKAFECVVCSMTFGRRHFLEKHMQCVHKLDLRSAFEQHAVIFLEGSIQVQPVLELQVETVEAPPRAPKPPPAPAHRCPVCRRTFSLRYNLRRHMRTQHGQTINTCLHCGKGFKRVSGLRTHENTHSDARPYQCALCGRCFGQKHHLMRHHLVHAPKINIVCSVCQKGFRYASTFFEHMAIHDAEEEMTKKNKQELRTSPEEVREEGGRPEEEAVEHVKKTTGPLEQERAEDQAFAMHTLQTTHQEHQTTHQEHQTTPQEQQWLQEDYIAIENLDLECMFCGRPMFDPHELYQHLLEHCRETCGVDRDECWEIGATDEILGL